The Daucus carota subsp. sativus chromosome 9, DH1 v3.0, whole genome shotgun sequence genome window below encodes:
- the LOC108200884 gene encoding F-box/kelch-repeat protein At3g06240 — MGKRGTPLSLIEIPEELQIEIFLKLPVKSLLSCKCVCKHFHSVIENPNFVRTHLTTINNNHSDSQSLVLLHYGYQSYTHRFAQLEHYLLSIDINNTKEVISYSPLSPPIPLIKESYRTFVVGSCNGLICVAVWFSRNDKYCNQNTPDFSLLLWNPVIRQCRYLPKHQSICRPEVFEFGFIPETNDYVVVKVGSPGFDIEVYKMSTDSWTTIDCNLFNGSRNIPTVFRVQSPVFLNGSFHWAVKKSKPNSYNDTTCNYIVYYKLKDEEVGVMNVFDDDRAILDVVVDEWRFSTRYKLSVMDEKLAMIFWNGEQGNIFEIWVMNDYGVGNDWSRRFQISETFSDYIFPLGFWTKGLMLIDKTYTSRERLQKSEAFFYDLETSSLKKIPFMGTTSCLNGFSSFVETLVPVRSLRVVDDADIHCGEWKLSSK, encoded by the exons ATGGGGAAGAGAGGTACACCTCTGTCACTGATTGAAATTCCCGAGGAGCTACAAATTGAAATCTTCTTGAAGCTTCCGGTTAAATCTCTACTGTCATGTAAGTGTGTTTGTAAGCACTTTCATTCTGTAATTGAAAACCCTAATTTCGTGCGCACCCATCTCActacaattaataataatcacTCTGATTCTCAATCCCTGGTTTTGCTACACTATGGCTATCAGTCTTACACACATCGTTTTGCTCAGTTGGAGCAttatttattatcaattgataTTAACAACACAAAGGAAGTCATCTCTTATTCACCCCTTAGCCCCCCTATTCCATTGATCAAAGAGAGTTATCGCACTTTTGTCGTTGGTTCTTGCAACGGTTTGATATGTGTTGCTGTTTGGTTTAGTAGGAATGATAAATATTGTAATCAGAATACCCCTGATTTCTCGTTACTATTATGGAATCCAGTTATTAGGCAATGTCGATATCTACCTAAGCATCAATCTATATGTAGACCCGAGGTTTTTGAATTTGGGTTTATCCCCGAAACTAATGATTATGTCGTTGTAAAAGTTGGATCTCCGGGATTTGACATTGAGGTCTACAAGATGAGCACGGATTCTTGGACAACTATTGATTGCAACTTGTTTAATGGATCGCGGAATATTCCAACTGTTTTTCGAGTTCAAAGTCCCGTCTTTCTAAATGGATCTTTTCATTGGGCAGTCAAAAAAAGCAAACCAAACTCATACAATGATACTACCTGTAACTATATTGTGTACTACAAACTTAAAGACGAGGAGGTTGGAGTGATGAACGTGTTTGACGATGATCGTGCGATTCTTGATGTAGTGGTGGATGAATGGAGATTTTCCACTCGATATAAACTTTCGGTAATGGATGAAAAATTAGCTATGATATTTTGGAACGGGGAACAAggtaatatatttgaaatatggGTAATGAATGATTACGGTGTTGGTAATGATTGGTCTCGACGGTTTCAGATTAGTGAAACTTTCAGTGATTATATATTTCCTTTGGGTTTTTGGACAAAAGGACTGATGTTGATTGACAAGACATATACTTCTAGGGAGCGTCTTCAAAAGAGCGAGGCCTTCTTTTATGACCTAGAAACCAGCTCCTTGAAGAAAATCCCGTTCATGGGAACAACTTCTTGTTTAAatggtttttcaagttttgtggAAACTCTGGTTCCAGTGAGATCCTTGCGag TGGTGGATGATGCTGACATACATTGTGGTGAATGGAAACTTTCATCGAAATGA